CTTGGCGAAGACCCTGGCTATCTTGCCGAAGTAGCGGGCAAGATTGCTGACGGCGATCTTAACGTGACTTTCCGTCCGCAAAAGAAGCCCGGCGGCGTTTATCATGTCTTGCAGAACATGGTGGGAACCATGAAGGACAAGATCGCCGAGGCGGAGCAGAAAAGCGCAGAAGCTTCGGAGCAGGCCCACCATGCGGAAATAGCCACGCAAGAGGCTCAGGCTGCCAAGGTGCAGGCCGAGCGCGCCAAGGCCGAGGGTATGTTGCAGGCCGCGCACCAGCTTGAAAGCGTGGTTGAGGTGGTATCAACTGCCACAGAGCAGCTTTCTGCATTGATTACGCAATCGAGCAATGGGGCAGAGGAACAGTCTCGGCGGGTTTCGGTTACGTCCTCTGCCATGGATGAAATGAACGCCACCGTGGGCGAAGTTGCGGAAAATGCCGCCAAGGCCTCTGATACCTCCGATACCGCGCGCACCAAGGCGCAGGAAGGCGCGCAGCTGGTTCGCAATGTGGTGAGCGACATCACTGAGGTGCAAAAGCAGTCGCTTGAAGTCAAGGCCGATATGGCCACGCTCGGCAAACAGGCCGATGGCATTGGGCAGATCATGAGCGTTATTTCCGATATCGCAGATCAGACCAACCTGTTGGCCCTTAATGCCGCCATTGAGGCCGCTCGGGCTGGCGATGCCGGGCGCGGCTTTGCCGTGGTGGCCGACGAGGTGCGCAAGCTGGCGGAAAAGACCATGACAGCCACGCAGGAAGTGGGCGGCGTTATCCGTGGCATTCAGGAAGGAACCCGCAAAAGCATTGACGGCGTGGACAAGTCTGTTGCCACCATTGAAAGCGCCACGCGCCGGGCCTCGCTCTCTGGCGAGGCGCTTACGC
This genomic stretch from Desulfovibrio desulfuricans harbors:
- a CDS encoding methyl-accepting chemotaxis protein, with protein sequence MSLLKNTRLQTKLIVSFILSSLMTLGVGVFAVFELGKVNNADTILYERATVPMADLLKLAVGFQRIRVNMEGIVGASSDAEVKQRTAQIEALRKEIDESSKAVEKTLISAKAKQIIEEYKVHRAAFRGMTDKVLKLKQAGDSAGAEAYLDSEGNKLADQYQDSINRLVESKEEQGHLLAQSNDELADFSKKMIFAAIAIGFMLSVGQGILLTREVMRQLGEDPGYLAEVAGKIADGDLNVTFRPQKKPGGVYHVLQNMVGTMKDKIAEAEQKSAEASEQAHHAEIATQEAQAAKVQAERAKAEGMLQAAHQLESVVEVVSTATEQLSALITQSSNGAEEQSRRVSVTSSAMDEMNATVGEVAENAAKASDTSDTARTKAQEGAQLVRNVVSDITEVQKQSLEVKADMATLGKQADGIGQIMSVISDIADQTNLLALNAAIEAARAGDAGRGFAVVADEVRKLAEKTMTATQEVGGVIRGIQEGTRKSIDGVDKSVATIESATRRASLSGEALTQIVSLVEQASDQVRSIAAASEQQSASSEEISRSVEQVATISVETAQAMGRANQAMSEMAQQAQVLRRLIQEMKAG